The sequence TCGTCGACTTCGGCACGGCTTTCGCACGACAGGCACGACAACACCTGCACGTGCGTCGCGGGTTCGACGATGGTCTTGTCGGTGAAGGTCTGGAAAAACGGCCGCACGAGCAACATCGCGAAGATCGTGTCGCTGATCCGGAGGCAGGCGGCCTGGTCGTTCGTGTAAGCCGGCACGACCTCGAAGCCGAGCCCCTGGTAGAACGCCTTCGCGCGCGGCAGGTCGGTCACGGGAAGGTTGACGAAGATCATTTTGTGCATGACGGGTGCTCCCGGTGGTAATGGATTCAGGCGGCGTTGTTGCGGCCAACGTGGAGTTCGCGGAACCGCTCGACCGCGTCGCTCGGCGTGAGGTCGTCGAGCTCGAACAGCGGCCGCACCTCGATCTCGCAATCCATCTCGGCGCCGAACGGCGCGGGAAACCGGCGCGTCCATTCGAGCGCCTCGTCGCGCGAACGCACCTGGATCAGCGTATAGCCGGCGATCAGCTCCTTCGTTTCGGTGAACGGGCCGTCGACCACCGTGCCCTTGCCGCCCGTATAGCGCACGCGCCAGCCACGCGCGCTCGGTCTCAGCCCGTTCGCGTCGAGCAGCACGCCTGCGTTGGCCAGTTCCTCGTGATAGACGGTCATGGCCTCGACCAGCCGGTTGTCCGGCAACGCATCGGATTCGCTGACGGCGTTCGCCCGGATCATGATCATGAATCGCATCGTTCACTCCTTGTCGTCGATGGAAAGAGGCGCCCGTTCATCGGCGCCTTATCCGGACGACGGGCGGGACCCGGCCGGATCGACGCGCGCCACGACAAATCAGGGTAAATACCGAGTCGCGGCATTCACAGGAAGCACGGGCCGACTGCGCGCACCTCGACCGTGCACCATTGCGCGGCCGGACACTGGCGCGCGATCTCGATCTTCGCGCGTGTCGACGTCGACGAGGAAGAAGCCGCCGACCATCTCCTTCGCCTCAGCGAACGGGCCGTCGAGCAGGCGCGTCTCGCCGTCGCGAACCTGCACGCGCGTACCGCGCTCGGAGCGCTCCAGCGATTCGACGCCGCGCAGCACGCCGCGCGCCTTCAGCGTCCCGGCGAAATC comes from Burkholderia pyrrocinia and encodes:
- a CDS encoding VOC family protein produces the protein MHKMIFVNLPVTDLPRAKAFYQGLGFEVVPAYTNDQAACLRISDTIFAMLLVRPFFQTFTDKTIVEPATHVQVLSCLSCESRAEVDEVVAKARAAGGTAPRPPLEYPGMYGHGFTDPDGHAWELMYMEQDASTQGPAS
- a CDS encoding YciI family protein; this encodes MRFMIMIRANAVSESDALPDNRLVEAMTVYHEELANAGVLLDANGLRPSARGWRVRYTGGKGTVVDGPFTETKELIAGYTLIQVRSRDEALEWTRRFPAPFGAEMDCEIEVRPLFELDDLTPSDAVERFRELHVGRNNAA